A single window of Arvicanthis niloticus isolate mArvNil1 chromosome X, mArvNil1.pat.X, whole genome shotgun sequence DNA harbors:
- the Znf275 gene encoding zinc finger protein 275 isoform X1, which produces MPSHPHIQKKIHTDTNIPRETDFPGETFPTGLISRTVLNEMSHPCVSFLAPPAPQGLALPQDGAPGNQVLAVPLEMPEAQDLVSFDIVPWHLTEQEWLSLSLSPEQQALTYSRAVTSIGVPVVNPALVSHLSQGQVLLVSDPSLSTDHTKHPESTSATSHQKMGEEAQLQEMASTSSPRANDPSAEVKQNGDSGGRGGSPQSLPIEHHFACKECGDTFRLKVLLVQHQRVHSEEKGWECGDCRKVFRGVSEFNEHRKSHAAVAAQPRPGPNRALEDALEKREQMEREAKPFECEECGKRFKKNAGLSQHLRVHSREKPFDCEECGQSFKANTHLFRHQKLHTSEKPFACKACSRDFLDRQELLKHQRMHTGHLPFDCDDCGKSFRGVSGLAEHQRIHSGAKPYGCPHCGKLFRRSSELTKHRRIHTGEKPYECNQCGKAFRQSSSLLEHTRIHSGERPYACSDCSKAFRGPSDLIKHRRIHSGLKPYECDKCGKAFRRSSGLSRHRRIHSGAKSCECSECGRVFKRHSALQKHQPSHRE; this is translated from the exons atgccttcccacccacacatacagaaaaagatACACACTGACACAAATATTCCAAGAGAAACAGACTTTCCTG GTGAGACCTTCCCTACAGGACTAATCTCTAGAACTGTTCTAAACGAGATGAGTCATCCGTGTGTGTCATTTTTAG CTCCGCCTGCTCCCCAAGGTCTTGCCCTTCCCCAAGATGGAGCCCCAGGAAACCAGGTCCTGGCAGTCCCTCTTGAGATGCCGGAGGCCCAG GATTTGGTGTCATTTGATATTGTACCGTGGCACCTCACAGAGCAAGAGTGGCTGAGTCTGAGTCTGAGCCCAGAGCAGCAGGCACTTACATATTCCAGGGCTGTGACCTCCATTG GAGTTCCTGTTGTGAATCCTGCTTTGGTATCTCACCTGTCACAAGGACAAGTTCTGTTGGTATCAGATCCATCCCTCAGCACAGATCACACTAAGCACCCTG AAAGCACCTCTGCGACTTCCCACCAGAAGATGGGTGAAGAAGCCCAGCTGCAAGAGATGGCGTCCACGAGTTCCCCGAGGGCCAATGACCCCAGCGCTGAGGTCAAACAGAATGGGGActctgggggaaggggagggagccCACAAAGTCTGCCCATAGAACACCATTTTGCATGTAAAGAGTGTGGGGACACCTTCCGCCTTAAAGTGCTCCTTGTTCAGCACCAGAGGgttcacagtgaggagaaggGCTGGGAGTGTGGCGATTGCAGGAAGGTCTTCAGGGGGGTGTCAGAATTTAATGAGCACAGGAAGAGCCACGCAGCTGTGGCCGCTCAGCCCCGGCCTGGCCCCAATCGGGCTCTGGAAGATGCCTTGGAAAAGAGGGAGCAAATGGAGAGGGAGGCGAAGCCCTTTGAGTGTGAGGAGTGCGGGAAAAGGTTTAAGAAGAACGCAGGCCTTAGTCAGCACCTGAGGGTGCACAGCAGAGAGAAGCCCTTTGATTGTGAGGAGTGTGGGCAGTCCTTCAAAGCCAACACCCACCTCTTTCGACATCAGAAGCTTCACACTTCGGAAAAGCCCTTTGCGTGCAAGGCGTGCAGCAGGGATTTCCTGGACCGCCAGGAACTTCTCAAGCACCAGCGGATGCACACGGGCCACCTGCCCTTCGACTGCGATGACTGCGGCAAGTCCTTCCGTGGTGTCAGCGGCCTGGCAGAGCACCAGCGCATCCACAGCGGAGCCAAACCCTACGGGTGTCCTCACTGCGGCAAGCTGTTCCGGAGGAGCTCAGAGCTCACCAAGCACCGGAGGATCCACACTGGTGAGAAGCCCTATGAGTGCAACCAGTGTGGCAAGGCCTTCCGCCAGAGCTCCAGCCTGCTGGAGCACACACGCATCCACAGTGGTGAGCGGCCTTATGCATGCAGCGACTGCAGCAAGGCTTTCCGAGGGCCTTCTGACCTCATCAAGCACAGGCGCATCCACAGCGGACTGAAACCCTATGAGTGCGACAAGTGTGGCAAGGCCTTCAGGAGGAGCTCAGGCCTGAGCCGCCACCGTAGGATCCACAGTGGGGCCAAGAGCTGTGAGTGCAGTGAGTGTGGCCGTGTGTTCAAGAGGCACTCTGCACTGCAGAAACACCAGCCCTCCCATCGCGAGTAA
- the Znf275 gene encoding zinc finger protein 275 isoform X2, which translates to MSHPCVSFLAPPAPQGLALPQDGAPGNQVLAVPLEMPEAQDLVSFDIVPWHLTEQEWLSLSLSPEQQALTYSRAVTSIGVPVVNPALVSHLSQGQVLLVSDPSLSTDHTKHPESTSATSHQKMGEEAQLQEMASTSSPRANDPSAEVKQNGDSGGRGGSPQSLPIEHHFACKECGDTFRLKVLLVQHQRVHSEEKGWECGDCRKVFRGVSEFNEHRKSHAAVAAQPRPGPNRALEDALEKREQMEREAKPFECEECGKRFKKNAGLSQHLRVHSREKPFDCEECGQSFKANTHLFRHQKLHTSEKPFACKACSRDFLDRQELLKHQRMHTGHLPFDCDDCGKSFRGVSGLAEHQRIHSGAKPYGCPHCGKLFRRSSELTKHRRIHTGEKPYECNQCGKAFRQSSSLLEHTRIHSGERPYACSDCSKAFRGPSDLIKHRRIHSGLKPYECDKCGKAFRRSSGLSRHRRIHSGAKSCECSECGRVFKRHSALQKHQPSHRE; encoded by the exons ATGAGTCATCCGTGTGTGTCATTTTTAG CTCCGCCTGCTCCCCAAGGTCTTGCCCTTCCCCAAGATGGAGCCCCAGGAAACCAGGTCCTGGCAGTCCCTCTTGAGATGCCGGAGGCCCAG GATTTGGTGTCATTTGATATTGTACCGTGGCACCTCACAGAGCAAGAGTGGCTGAGTCTGAGTCTGAGCCCAGAGCAGCAGGCACTTACATATTCCAGGGCTGTGACCTCCATTG GAGTTCCTGTTGTGAATCCTGCTTTGGTATCTCACCTGTCACAAGGACAAGTTCTGTTGGTATCAGATCCATCCCTCAGCACAGATCACACTAAGCACCCTG AAAGCACCTCTGCGACTTCCCACCAGAAGATGGGTGAAGAAGCCCAGCTGCAAGAGATGGCGTCCACGAGTTCCCCGAGGGCCAATGACCCCAGCGCTGAGGTCAAACAGAATGGGGActctgggggaaggggagggagccCACAAAGTCTGCCCATAGAACACCATTTTGCATGTAAAGAGTGTGGGGACACCTTCCGCCTTAAAGTGCTCCTTGTTCAGCACCAGAGGgttcacagtgaggagaaggGCTGGGAGTGTGGCGATTGCAGGAAGGTCTTCAGGGGGGTGTCAGAATTTAATGAGCACAGGAAGAGCCACGCAGCTGTGGCCGCTCAGCCCCGGCCTGGCCCCAATCGGGCTCTGGAAGATGCCTTGGAAAAGAGGGAGCAAATGGAGAGGGAGGCGAAGCCCTTTGAGTGTGAGGAGTGCGGGAAAAGGTTTAAGAAGAACGCAGGCCTTAGTCAGCACCTGAGGGTGCACAGCAGAGAGAAGCCCTTTGATTGTGAGGAGTGTGGGCAGTCCTTCAAAGCCAACACCCACCTCTTTCGACATCAGAAGCTTCACACTTCGGAAAAGCCCTTTGCGTGCAAGGCGTGCAGCAGGGATTTCCTGGACCGCCAGGAACTTCTCAAGCACCAGCGGATGCACACGGGCCACCTGCCCTTCGACTGCGATGACTGCGGCAAGTCCTTCCGTGGTGTCAGCGGCCTGGCAGAGCACCAGCGCATCCACAGCGGAGCCAAACCCTACGGGTGTCCTCACTGCGGCAAGCTGTTCCGGAGGAGCTCAGAGCTCACCAAGCACCGGAGGATCCACACTGGTGAGAAGCCCTATGAGTGCAACCAGTGTGGCAAGGCCTTCCGCCAGAGCTCCAGCCTGCTGGAGCACACACGCATCCACAGTGGTGAGCGGCCTTATGCATGCAGCGACTGCAGCAAGGCTTTCCGAGGGCCTTCTGACCTCATCAAGCACAGGCGCATCCACAGCGGACTGAAACCCTATGAGTGCGACAAGTGTGGCAAGGCCTTCAGGAGGAGCTCAGGCCTGAGCCGCCACCGTAGGATCCACAGTGGGGCCAAGAGCTGTGAGTGCAGTGAGTGTGGCCGTGTGTTCAAGAGGCACTCTGCACTGCAGAAACACCAGCCCTCCCATCGCGAGTAA
- the Znf275 gene encoding zinc finger protein 275 isoform X3 encodes MGEEAQLQEMASTSSPRANDPSAEVKQNGDSGGRGGSPQSLPIEHHFACKECGDTFRLKVLLVQHQRVHSEEKGWECGDCRKVFRGVSEFNEHRKSHAAVAAQPRPGPNRALEDALEKREQMEREAKPFECEECGKRFKKNAGLSQHLRVHSREKPFDCEECGQSFKANTHLFRHQKLHTSEKPFACKACSRDFLDRQELLKHQRMHTGHLPFDCDDCGKSFRGVSGLAEHQRIHSGAKPYGCPHCGKLFRRSSELTKHRRIHTGEKPYECNQCGKAFRQSSSLLEHTRIHSGERPYACSDCSKAFRGPSDLIKHRRIHSGLKPYECDKCGKAFRRSSGLSRHRRIHSGAKSCECSECGRVFKRHSALQKHQPSHRE; translated from the coding sequence ATGGGTGAAGAAGCCCAGCTGCAAGAGATGGCGTCCACGAGTTCCCCGAGGGCCAATGACCCCAGCGCTGAGGTCAAACAGAATGGGGActctgggggaaggggagggagccCACAAAGTCTGCCCATAGAACACCATTTTGCATGTAAAGAGTGTGGGGACACCTTCCGCCTTAAAGTGCTCCTTGTTCAGCACCAGAGGgttcacagtgaggagaaggGCTGGGAGTGTGGCGATTGCAGGAAGGTCTTCAGGGGGGTGTCAGAATTTAATGAGCACAGGAAGAGCCACGCAGCTGTGGCCGCTCAGCCCCGGCCTGGCCCCAATCGGGCTCTGGAAGATGCCTTGGAAAAGAGGGAGCAAATGGAGAGGGAGGCGAAGCCCTTTGAGTGTGAGGAGTGCGGGAAAAGGTTTAAGAAGAACGCAGGCCTTAGTCAGCACCTGAGGGTGCACAGCAGAGAGAAGCCCTTTGATTGTGAGGAGTGTGGGCAGTCCTTCAAAGCCAACACCCACCTCTTTCGACATCAGAAGCTTCACACTTCGGAAAAGCCCTTTGCGTGCAAGGCGTGCAGCAGGGATTTCCTGGACCGCCAGGAACTTCTCAAGCACCAGCGGATGCACACGGGCCACCTGCCCTTCGACTGCGATGACTGCGGCAAGTCCTTCCGTGGTGTCAGCGGCCTGGCAGAGCACCAGCGCATCCACAGCGGAGCCAAACCCTACGGGTGTCCTCACTGCGGCAAGCTGTTCCGGAGGAGCTCAGAGCTCACCAAGCACCGGAGGATCCACACTGGTGAGAAGCCCTATGAGTGCAACCAGTGTGGCAAGGCCTTCCGCCAGAGCTCCAGCCTGCTGGAGCACACACGCATCCACAGTGGTGAGCGGCCTTATGCATGCAGCGACTGCAGCAAGGCTTTCCGAGGGCCTTCTGACCTCATCAAGCACAGGCGCATCCACAGCGGACTGAAACCCTATGAGTGCGACAAGTGTGGCAAGGCCTTCAGGAGGAGCTCAGGCCTGAGCCGCCACCGTAGGATCCACAGTGGGGCCAAGAGCTGTGAGTGCAGTGAGTGTGGCCGTGTGTTCAAGAGGCACTCTGCACTGCAGAAACACCAGCCCTCCCATCGCGAGTAA